A genomic stretch from Anaerococcus mediterraneensis includes:
- a CDS encoding ATP-binding protein gives MNDINPKQASAIIKSLEAGVVPEIGLGHLLVGRNREVEEIIKILENVQAGQSDIRFWVGDFGSGKSFILRTIENLGLARNFVTSTIDLTPSRRFYATDKKAVNLYSALVDNIKIKNKRSGNVIESIIEEWISNIFIKLSQENNIEIKDFMAGGHKDLVINEILSTLSNFSTVGLSYEFGQAIAKYYEAFIKNDQVQKLKAIRWIRGDIGTKTEAKKDLGINEIINDDNYFDAIKNLAELFSGIGYSGFIINFDEAVNLYKLPHTTTRQRNYERILNIYNECKSNLAKSLFINFGATRKTIFDENRGLSSYGALKGRLGSEKSMDDKLINTNRTVLGLKVLSEEEIYTLLDNLINIYNTHYKEDIDFDNEHIISYMEGQLNRPGADEFLTPRAVIKDFIEILDIKRQNPQTSIDQILANKFGASNPIFKDPDNLDDEVELI, from the coding sequence ATGAATGATATAAACCCTAAACAAGCAAGCGCCATAATCAAATCCCTAGAAGCAGGTGTAGTTCCAGAGATTGGCCTAGGCCATCTTTTAGTTGGCAGAAATAGGGAAGTAGAAGAAATAATAAAAATCCTAGAAAATGTTCAAGCTGGCCAGTCAGATATTAGGTTTTGGGTTGGAGACTTTGGTTCGGGCAAGTCATTTATCCTAAGAACAATAGAAAACCTGGGGCTTGCTAGAAATTTTGTGACATCTACTATTGATCTGACACCATCCAGAAGATTTTATGCTACAGATAAGAAGGCTGTGAATTTATATTCGGCTCTAGTTGATAATATAAAAATTAAAAATAAAAGATCTGGCAATGTCATAGAATCTATAATTGAAGAATGGATTTCAAATATTTTTATAAAACTAAGCCAGGAAAATAATATTGAGATCAAAGATTTTATGGCAGGAGGTCATAAAGACTTGGTTATAAATGAGATTTTGTCAACTCTTTCAAATTTTTCTACAGTAGGTTTATCTTATGAGTTTGGCCAAGCTATAGCAAAATACTATGAGGCCTTTATAAAAAATGATCAGGTCCAAAAATTAAAAGCTATCAGGTGGATCAGAGGGGATATAGGTACAAAAACTGAGGCAAAAAAGGACCTTGGTATAAATGAAATAATAAATGATGATAATTATTTTGATGCTATAAAAAATTTGGCCGAGCTTTTTTCTGGTATTGGCTATAGTGGTTTTATCATAAATTTTGATGAAGCAGTCAATCTCTATAAACTACCTCATACTACAACCAGGCAGAGAAATTATGAGAGAATCTTAAATATATATAATGAATGCAAGTCAAACCTTGCCAAGTCCTTGTTTATAAATTTTGGAGCGACAAGAAAGACTATATTTGATGAAAATAGGGGACTTTCTTCATATGGGGCTCTTAAAGGCAGGCTTGGAAGCGAAAAATCCATGGATGATAAATTAATAAATACAAATAGGACTGTCTTGGGACTAAAAGTTTTAAGTGAAGAAGAAATCTATACACTTTTAGATAATCTAATAAATATTTACAATACCCATTATAAAGAGGATATAGATTTTGATAATGAACATATTATTTCATATATGGAGGGCCAACTAAATAGGCCAGGTGCTGATGAGTTTTTGACTCCAAGGGCTGTTATAAAAGATTTTATAGAAATCCTAGATATTAAAAGACAAAATCCACAAACAAGCATAGATCAGATACTAGCAAATAAATTTGGAGCTTCTAATCCAATATTTAAAGATCCAGATAATCTTGATGATGAGGTGGAGCTTATATAA